The following proteins come from a genomic window of Proteiniphilum propionicum:
- a CDS encoding tetratricopeptide repeat protein has translation MNSFDIGKKLEIIYSHIERKRLKDAIDCVNELAAVQHNWAVSEKISELATNYRYMLHYLIEGKKDPEHRRIYNKLIRDIYTVAEDAAEYLLLQNSSTLFFDKQRLLNLRTPLSIDEYIDLITKQIDTLSFLDLLEEGPEKQSRVRQNSLEHENTLIDLFYAVLVSPKANSDHIESFRNFMDDNIIPVHDKCMVISAITMNILHRFDSTKIEFMLDLCRRPEPELAARAITGLIPVFQIYNSRMELYSELGNRLKLLSDDKMFNRRFIAAIIGFIQAHETEKITKKLTEEIIPEMMKLSPMIGKKIKLDEWMGETGFDEKNPEWQKILDETGLTDKLKEFSDLQLEGADVFHSTFSNLKSYPFFNEMGNWFLPFYPGHSSIRQLFADKMEGAQFIETMSGSAMICNSDKYSFCFSIMMMPEEYRRMMISQLGAESEEIKKMQEEEQALKPHQKEETIFKQYIQDLYRFFKLFQRRTEFIDIFGLPLNFHRIKAFHPIVMQPDHLEKIALYYFEKNNFNEAVSTYTMLANTRLTKSEIWQKIGYCKQMLADINGALEAYLHADLIEENNTWVLNRIAHCYRVLKEPETALEYYRRLEQFRPDDLNIQLNIGHCHMELKEYDKALNFYFKVELIDSNNTRAWRSIAWCAFLSRKFDVAQKYYRQILEKKANAHDYLNAGHVELCLENIKGAVEYYKLSLQNTGSFETFQSMLDEDEEELQEAGVNTGILPVILDKIRYDEGL, from the coding sequence ATGAATTCATTCGATATTGGGAAAAAACTTGAAATAATCTACTCTCACATAGAAAGAAAGCGACTGAAAGATGCAATTGACTGTGTGAATGAACTTGCAGCGGTGCAGCATAACTGGGCTGTTTCGGAAAAGATATCTGAGCTTGCCACCAATTACCGTTATATGCTTCATTATCTTATTGAGGGTAAGAAAGATCCAGAACATAGACGTATCTACAACAAGCTTATCCGCGACATATATACTGTAGCTGAAGATGCTGCCGAATATCTTCTTCTTCAAAACAGTTCAACCCTTTTTTTCGATAAACAGCGGCTTTTGAATTTACGCACTCCTCTCTCCATAGACGAATACATAGACTTAATTACGAAACAGATTGACACACTCTCTTTTTTGGACCTTCTTGAAGAGGGTCCAGAAAAGCAAAGCCGTGTGAGACAAAATTCACTTGAGCATGAAAATACACTGATTGACTTGTTCTATGCCGTCCTTGTTTCGCCAAAGGCAAACAGCGACCATATTGAATCGTTTCGTAATTTTATGGATGATAACATTATTCCTGTTCACGACAAATGCATGGTTATTTCCGCTATAACGATGAATATTCTGCATCGGTTCGATTCAACGAAAATAGAGTTTATGCTCGACCTCTGCAGGCGTCCCGAGCCGGAACTTGCTGCTCGTGCAATTACAGGGCTCATCCCTGTTTTCCAGATATACAACTCACGGATGGAGCTCTATTCCGAGTTAGGTAACAGGTTAAAACTGTTATCCGACGATAAAATGTTCAACCGTAGGTTCATTGCTGCCATAATAGGATTTATCCAGGCACATGAGACGGAGAAAATCACTAAAAAACTTACGGAGGAGATTATTCCGGAAATGATGAAACTGAGTCCCATGATAGGCAAAAAGATCAAACTCGACGAGTGGATGGGAGAAACCGGGTTCGATGAAAAAAACCCAGAATGGCAGAAGATACTTGATGAAACCGGATTGACAGACAAACTGAAGGAGTTCTCAGACCTGCAGCTCGAAGGTGCCGATGTGTTCCACTCTACCTTCTCGAACTTGAAATCATACCCTTTTTTCAATGAAATGGGCAACTGGTTCCTGCCCTTCTATCCCGGTCACAGCAGTATCCGGCAGCTCTTTGCCGACAAAATGGAAGGGGCACAGTTCATTGAAACTATGTCGGGTTCAGCAATGATCTGCAACTCCGACAAATACTCGTTCTGTTTCAGCATTATGATGATGCCTGAGGAGTATCGCAGAATGATGATATCGCAATTAGGAGCTGAAAGTGAAGAGATTAAAAAGATGCAGGAGGAGGAACAGGCACTTAAACCTCATCAAAAAGAGGAAACCATCTTCAAACAGTATATACAAGATCTCTACCGCTTTTTCAAACTTTTCCAACGCCGTACTGAATTCATTGATATTTTTGGACTTCCACTCAATTTTCACCGGATAAAAGCGTTCCATCCAATTGTTATGCAACCCGATCATCTGGAAAAGATAGCCCTCTACTATTTCGAAAAAAACAATTTCAACGAAGCTGTATCTACATATACCATGCTTGCCAATACTAGGTTGACAAAAAGTGAGATATGGCAAAAAATAGGATATTGCAAACAGATGCTGGCAGATATAAACGGTGCGCTGGAGGCCTATCTGCATGCCGACTTGATTGAAGAAAATAACACATGGGTACTTAACCGAATAGCACACTGTTACCGTGTGTTGAAAGAACCTGAAACAGCTCTGGAATATTACCGAAGGCTTGAACAATTCCGCCCCGATGACCTGAATATTCAGCTCAACATCGGGCATTGCCATATGGAGTTGAAGGAGTATGACAAGGCGCTTAACTTCTACTTTAAGGTAGAGCTGATAGACAGCAACAATACTCGCGCATGGCGGTCAATAGCTTGGTGTGCTTTCCTATCGCGCAAGTTCGATGTGGCACAAAAATATTACAGGCAAATACTGGAAAAGAAAGCAAATGCGCACGATTATCTCAATGCAGGTCATGTAGAGCTCTGTCTCGAAAATATTAAGGGAGCTGTTGAATATTATAAGTTGTCTCTGCAAAATACAGGTAGCTTTGAAACGTTTCAATCCATGCTTGACGAAGATGAAGAAGAACTTCAGGAAGCAGGAGTAAACACTGGCATTCTACCTGTTATCCTTGATAAGATAAGATATGACGAGGGACTGTAA
- the nadD gene encoding nicotinate (nicotinamide) nucleotide adenylyltransferase has translation MQKREIGIFSGSFNPIHAGHLILANYIREFTYIDEVWFVVSPHNPLKEVADLLDDDIRLEMTRKALDKFSHLVVSDVEFHMPRPSYTIDTLTKLTNIHRDKNFTLIIGGDNWTKFDKWKDYERIIDQYKILIYPRLGERINIPDKFHKSVHEVNAPIMELSSTFIRNSIREGKNMRAFVPSVVYDFIEKNGLYR, from the coding sequence ATGCAAAAACGTGAAATCGGCATTTTTTCAGGATCTTTTAACCCCATACATGCGGGCCATCTGATACTGGCTAACTATATTAGAGAATTTACATATATAGATGAGGTGTGGTTTGTGGTATCTCCGCATAATCCGCTGAAGGAGGTTGCTGATCTGCTGGATGATGATATCCGTCTGGAGATGACGCGAAAGGCACTTGATAAGTTCAGCCATTTGGTTGTCTCAGACGTGGAGTTCCATATGCCCAGGCCCTCTTATACAATAGATACGCTGACAAAACTTACAAACATCCATCGCGACAAAAACTTCACGCTTATTATAGGAGGGGATAACTGGACAAAGTTTGACAAATGGAAAGATTATGAACGTATAATTGATCAATATAAGATCCTTATCTATCCTCGTTTGGGTGAAAGAATAAATATTCCTGATAAATTTCACAAATCTGTTCATGAGGTAAATGCTCCTATAATGGAGCTCTCATCTACCTTTATACGAAACAGTATAAGAGAAGGGAAAAACATGCGGGCCTTTGTCCCTTCTGTAGTGTATGACTTTATTGAGAAAAATGGATTATATAGATAA
- a CDS encoding GlsB/YeaQ/YmgE family stress response membrane protein, with amino-acid sequence MNWLLWIIVGAVAGWIAGKLMRGGGFGFIINVVVGIAGAIVGGWVFGLLGITTGNGITGNLVISLVGAILLLWIISIFKKKV; translated from the coding sequence ATGAATTGGTTATTGTGGATTATTGTGGGTGCAGTAGCCGGATGGATTGCCGGCAAACTGATGAGAGGCGGCGGTTTCGGTTTTATTATTAATGTTGTGGTGGGTATTGCAGGAGCTATTGTGGGAGGATGGGTTTTTGGTTTATTGGGTATCACTACTGGTAACGGGATAACCGGCAACCTTGTTATCTCGCTCGTGGGAGCAATACTGCTGCTTTGGATTATCTCCATCTTCAAGAAAAAAGTATAG
- a CDS encoding transposase, translating to MFKKTSVNPQYDMFSTPSTQMGKREAKKYDDPAAWHNRFYANVTSQIDETIFAPLFKQGNMGAPNASIRVIIGMSIIKEGFGCSDEDLFDKCQFDLLVRKALGLVSLSDVAPSIDTYYLLRRRICEYENRYGVNLMEKSFEQLTGDQLSTFKISGKSVRMDSKLIGSNIAWYSRFEIIHNTFRGFIKDLGDRGMLLLNPRLRKQVLLFLEEDAQNMVYRLNSETLGEKISSLGGLIYQVLKRLAETTTGYDLLHRVFHEQYEVVKGQAILRPKEDITARSVQNHNDPDADYRKKGDQKVKGYSVNITETCDDTDEQKDKPNLIVNVQVKPASAADNGYLKDAVTNIQEKVSTDIIEKVYADGAYQSPGNREFADMNSIELITSGLQGRQSKYDLEMKEGELVVTHIETGEIIPAYKTGDKWRIATTGKSKYRYFTNEQIATAELRHELAAIPGQEQMKRNNVEATIFQYCFHTRNNKTRYRGLLRHKLFTFARCLWINHVRLGNYLITISQRAHENGLITDFRYIKTSIREKLFIVFDFLLPCFSKIGNEKSTNYFFKLKIATI from the coding sequence ATGTTCAAGAAGACATCTGTAAATCCACAATATGACATGTTTTCCACACCTTCCACCCAAATGGGTAAGCGTGAGGCAAAAAAATATGATGATCCTGCGGCGTGGCACAACCGGTTTTATGCAAACGTCACCTCCCAAATAGACGAAACCATATTTGCTCCCCTTTTCAAACAGGGTAACATGGGCGCTCCCAATGCTTCCATACGGGTGATTATCGGAATGTCCATCATCAAGGAGGGTTTTGGCTGTAGCGATGAAGATCTGTTCGATAAATGCCAGTTCGATCTCCTGGTGCGTAAAGCCCTGGGTCTAGTCTCCCTGAGTGATGTTGCACCCTCTATCGATACTTATTATTTACTGAGAAGGCGTATTTGTGAATACGAAAACCGGTATGGTGTAAACCTGATGGAAAAGAGCTTCGAGCAGCTCACTGGCGACCAACTCTCCACCTTCAAGATATCCGGCAAATCTGTCCGTATGGACAGTAAGCTCATTGGCAGCAACATCGCCTGGTACTCCCGTTTCGAGATCATTCACAACACTTTCCGCGGGTTTATCAAGGACCTGGGCGATAGGGGGATGCTTCTTTTGAACCCCAGGCTCAGGAAACAGGTACTTCTATTTTTAGAAGAAGATGCTCAGAATATGGTTTACCGCTTAAACAGTGAAACTCTCGGCGAGAAAATCTCTTCCCTGGGTGGGCTCATTTATCAGGTTCTTAAACGCCTTGCAGAGACCACTACCGGCTACGACCTTCTTCACCGTGTCTTCCACGAGCAATACGAGGTGGTCAAGGGACAGGCTATCCTTCGTCCCAAAGAGGACATCACGGCCAGGAGCGTTCAAAACCACAATGACCCCGATGCCGATTATCGAAAAAAAGGAGACCAGAAGGTAAAGGGCTACAGTGTGAACATCACCGAGACCTGTGATGACACTGATGAACAGAAGGACAAACCCAACCTGATCGTAAACGTTCAGGTGAAACCGGCAAGTGCTGCAGACAATGGCTACCTGAAGGATGCCGTTACCAACATCCAGGAGAAGGTAAGCACCGATATAATAGAGAAAGTCTATGCCGATGGTGCTTATCAATCCCCTGGTAACAGGGAGTTTGCCGATATGAACTCAATTGAACTTATAACAAGCGGATTACAAGGGAGACAATCTAAATATGACCTGGAGATGAAGGAGGGTGAGCTGGTTGTCACCCATATCGAAACCGGAGAGATTATCCCTGCATACAAAACCGGGGATAAATGGAGGATTGCCACCACAGGCAAGAGCAAGTACCGGTATTTTACGAACGAACAGATAGCAACTGCAGAACTAAGACACGAACTCGCGGCTATCCCCGGGCAGGAACAGATGAAAAGAAACAACGTGGAGGCAACCATCTTTCAGTATTGCTTCCATACGAGGAACAACAAAACACGATACAGAGGTTTGCTCAGGCACAAATTATTTACTTTCGCCAGATGTTTATGGATAAACCATGTCCGCCTTGGAAATTATCTGATAACAATAAGTCAAAGAGCGCATGAAAATGGTTTAATAACCGATTTTCGCTATATAAAGACCTCCATAAGGGAGAAACTTTTTATCGTGTTTGATTTTTTACTTCCTTGCTTCTCAAAAATAGGAAATGAAAAATCAACGAATTACTTTTTTAAACTTAAAATTGCCACTATTTAA